GTGGCATGATCTTCACTTTCACAGACATACCTGTGGTACGGCACTGCTTCCAAATATTCCTTTGAGAATGGCCAGGCAGCGTCCCACAATAACATCATCACTGATGTTCTCCATGATGCCGGCGGCCTCACCAGCCATTAGAGCAAGTAGGATCGGGGCTGACAAGTGAAAAGTCACAGTTTGTTATAGACACTCACTGTGTTACGTGTACAGAAACGAAGAGCACACATGAACAGATCTTAATATCACATCGCTTTGCATCAGGTTGCCTTGTTGTAAAAGTGCTACCAACAAAATGGCATCGGTTAATTATCTGAATGATGCGTATGTGATCTAACCACCTTTGTAGAGGTTCCAGAAAAGAAAGAGTTCGCCCCGGCTTGCGGTGGTGGAGCCGACATGACCAAACAGGTTCACGCTTGGATCCCAGAACACACGGTCAAAACACAGCACCACCTTCAAACGGGGAGGAGCACAAAAAAGGAACAGTCACACAACAATCAAAGTGCCTATTTCAGTCCAAATCCCAGCTGCCTGTGAAGTACATCTCATGTTCGGCGCAGTAGTTCTGACCATGTGAATGGTGGCGCTCCCTCTGCTGGAGATCCGGCATTAGTAGCAGCTCAGATTGCATAATAATGCCGCATTCTCCTCAGTGCTGCAGCAGCATTAGGAGATAAAACTACTCTGCTGCAGATGATGCTCAGCGACAGAGAGCGTGCCGGAGCTGGTGGGTCAGGAGTGACGCAGAATGAGCACTCTGATCGGATTACTAACACATGACCAAAAAGCATCTTTCATTTGCATGCCAACAGGCTCCGGCTCCACCTCTCCACACGCTGTCATCGTCTCAATCTGATTCCCCATTTTCCATGTGAGAAAGAACCCATATCTGGGAGGCTGCAGGGAAAATAAGTCCTGTTTTGGCTGTATACTAACACCTAGACTTAATTTATGaaaggagggggaaaaacaCAAAGGGAAAATCAGTTAAATACAGCAGGGGTGCAGATTTAGCAATTTGTAAGTGGAAAATGTAAATCCCCCAAGGAATGCAATCAATAAATTATGAATAATTATTGTGTTTTCCCTGCAGGAGCCGTCCAGCAGCTGAAGGTCAAGTTGCCAGCATAGGgacactgcagcagaaacagcagtAAGTCTTCCTAAAGAACCAAACCTTCAGACTTGTTGGAAAAACTACAGATTTAAGAGGCTTGAACTCCGATTTGACACGGTGACTCATTTCAGGACCAAGAAGTTATAACtgtaggacaaaaaaaaaatggcacatcACCACAGCTGGCATATATTATTCTGTAGGGGATGAGGGTTTAACATCAAAATCTTTGGCCTCCCACTTCAGCATCAGACCATTCGGGGCCATCTTGGCTAAATCAAACATGTGACAGTTTTATGTCTTGAATTTAGGCAAATCTGAATGTAGTTTGGgctgaaaaaaaagcagagagatAAATGATGATGCCATATAGAATTTAGAAGTCTAACCTTGTTGAGGTTGCCAAAGCCCATCCTCTGTATAGCTGATGTCTTCCACTCTGGCAGCGGGGGGACAAACTGGACCGCAGGGGGCTGCTGCTTCAACACACCGAGGGGCAGAGTGCACAGCACGGCGTCACACTTGTAAATGAAGGTCTGGGTCGTGGAGCGAGTGTTGACAGCTATCACCTCACAGCCTGGACAACGAACACATAATAGCCTTTTAACGTTCACCATACCTTCATTTGAACTTTGCTCCAGAAGCTCCAGTTTATTGTGGGATTTCCCCCCACTTTTGTTAAGTGGCAGACACAAATACAGTCCTGTGTACGTACCAGATGCGGTATATCGGACCTGCCGCACTGCTGTGTTTAGTTTGATGTCCAAACCCTCAGCCAGGGCCACAGGAACGCATGAGTAACCATTCCTTACTGTTAGGTGGCTGCCAGTGAACTCAAAGTCGTCATCCTGCGGAAACATAAATAACGACATGTGGCACAATAAACTTCCTAAtgtaataaaactgaattttatttaaaatctatTAAATTTCAACTTTAAATAACTTATTACGCATGCAGGATTCTAAGAACCTCAAGTGTTTTTAGCCCTGACAGCCTTGCACTGCACACTTCTAACGTTTCAAAATGGGTGCATGTACATACCTGATCCCAGTGCTTGAGAGAAAGGGTGGAGAGGGGCGTAGCGTTGGCAAACTCCAAGTTGGCAAAGTGCCAGTCTAGGATCTGCCGATCCCGCGATGACAGGTAAACATCACTGTGGGAACgaaggaaaggaaaaagacGTGAGATATCCTGACAGCTATTCAGACATCTGAGGAACAGACTGGCACATGTGACTGTTAGCTTAACTCCAACTGCTGTTAATTTAACAATAAGTTTGTCAACACATCACATTAACTGAGAAGGCCAGTTGCTACAGGGCATAACACAAGTAAACACGTATTGCTAAGGACTGCAGGGCTCCAACAAGCAAGTTGTTTTATAACCATTAAGCAAGCAAACCATTTCCCCTCAAGTCATATTAGCCAGTCTGTTATACTGAACCTGAATAGCCCCTGACAAGAACAATTAATAAAAGCAGTCAGAAGTCCTTATTCCTCTATTGGAAAGCATTCTAGCTCAGTGTTTGTCGTTTTAAACCTGCGGCATTAATAACAGCGCCTTGACTTTTGTGAGATCCACAATAGCAGTTACATCACAGGCTAATGTACCGACCCAAACCAGACAAACAAGTTGCAATGATGTATAAAGTGTTTCCTAGCCTTAATGGATCAACAATATATTGCAAACATCtctaaaaagaaatgctaaatggGCATATAATGAGGAAACACAACATTGACTGGTCGAGGTGCACATAATCCAAATACAAACAAGATGCTGGTTACGTAAAACCTTGTATATTTGTTGACAAATGGGATATCAGATATGAagagaaggagcagcagctaaGATGTTGAAACCGAGCAGGGGAAGTTACCTGGGTGGATTGGCCTCCAGCTCCTGGAGTTTTTCTTCAAGCTTGACCTGCATCTCCACCAACTCATCATACTCCTATGAAGGGACAAGGCACACGGCAAGGAATGTAATAACAGTACACACATTTAAATTTCATCAGTACAATGTCACTATCAGGAGGCTACACAACTGGAAAAATAGTGAGAAATCTCTTGCATTTGTATATGCCTTGATCTTTACTATAGCAACAAATAATTGCAAATTAATAATTCTCTATATTGGGCATGTTACATCAACATCCTGACAGATTACAGCTACAATTTATAAATATAGATTTCAGGATCCGTTCATAAATGAAGTGCTAATATTTCTAGGTGGTAATGCTTGAATGATATTTTACAATAAGGTGAACTGTGAGTCAGACTTAAGGAGCTGGTGTTGTCTTTACGAGGTGAAAGTGCGTGgcaggcgtgtgtgtgtgcatatgtacaCACAAGGTGCACACCCAGAGGGTTTCAGGTCATGTAGAAAGGACAAGCAGTTTTGACAGAAAGGGCTGACTCAACCTGTTCATCAGTTCACCGCAACAGAACAAACCACAACAACAGCGCCGAGTCTGGTCGTGCCACCTACAGCGTCAGGCCCCCGAGTCAAGTCTAGAAAATTTAATGTCTTAAGGAAGGATGCCTGCAGACTAGCAAGCTGGCcttgggaaatcctaaaagtgGCAAGAAGACGGTGAAATATTACAACTAAAATACAATGACGCAGCCATCCTCTTGCTGGCTTTTAAATCTTGCTATATGGTATAGTCATGAATGCATGTCATTTTCTCATACACACACTTAAATGCTCATTgctctaagtgtgtgtgtgtgtgtgtgtgtgtgtgtgtgtgtgtgtgtgtatacataagCAGACATAAAGACCATCAGACTGTGATTCAAAGCCTTGAAGTGGTTTCTCACACAGCGGATGGGTCGCAGACGAATCCAGCTCAGATACCAGCTGTGTTTAAACCAACTAAAACCTCCTtctaaaatacacacacagcagtAGTGGAGGTGATTTATCCgcaccaaaaataaaacagcagcactCACTCTAATAATACATCCGACTAAGGCATTAAACCACTTAAACACAGCCTGTCTGGTTTACTTAGACAGCACGGCATTAAAATTCTGTGGGGCATCCACCCTGACCTACTAATCCATAAAATATCCCCTTTACATGCTCGCACTGCTTTAGCATTATAATACTGGTACAAATAACTTGTTTGATCTTTGTTTGATTGATGCTACCCTTCAGAACAAAGACTAAGTTTCCTTCCTACAGTTTGTGGTTTTCGACCTCCTGACCCACGGATACacctaataataaaaaagctaTGAAATCTAATACTGTTAGTTTAAAGTACAGCAAACGAAAACACAGACACTATGTAATACCCACAACACCACAAACATAGTTCAACATTAATGGCTTTTAAACTCAGCTGCTCCTAGTATTTTAAGTCCTACAGTCATGTTTCTGCCTCGTCCAAGATATTGGAGGAAGTAATGAAAGTGTCACAATGGAATCTGTTCTGGACAACACCCACTTTAGATAAGTGCCTACAGCTTAAAAGTACAATGTTTAGGAAATGTAAAGAGATGTAATGCATTTGATTGTAATGCCCATATGACTGTTCAGTTTTTGATCCTATTTCTCTGTGCTGAACGTACTTTACAGAGAGCCGTGAGGTCGCGGTGTTTGCTCTTCACCAGGAACTCAGCCGTGATATCTCTGGGTGGCTTGACTTCACTCGCTTCTTTGTACTGCTGGTGGAGTTCCTTAACACGTTCCTTAGTGCTCACCATCTGAAAGATAAGAGGGAAAGGGAGAGGGATGTTAAGAACAAGTAAGCCGTGAGACGATTGTAGATAGCAGAAGGTAGCGTTTGAACTTTGAAGAATATGAGAGCTGCAATCAGTAGAAAGTTTGTGACTGACTGGAAATTCTTTTTCATCTCCATTATCaggttttgtttccattttaagACTGACCACACTTTGGCTCAAGAGAAGGGCGATTTAATGCTTTACACAAGGGCGTCTTTTGAGGAAATTGAACATTCCTGTACACTGCATGTCATCACTCGTTTCATTTTTAGTGCAAATAGGAAGCTGAACTATTTTCTTGGCCACTTGATTTGGAAGCtgctcactgcaaaaactcaaaatcttaccaaacctatttgtcttatttttaagtcaaaatgtctcatcccactagcctagccgcgctagacccatgttctgaagacgcaaaggtctaggaccgctcgacagggagggaggcgggctaaaaggttgtctatcaaatcactttgcagcaattgggtaggtatacaaccaatcggtgcaacgaataggctgacggagttcctagagcgccggcggattgtggctaagtcccattagcttcccaaccagtggagccaactggtatattaaggatttgccatatcccgtcggcataagtccaaatacatctttcttctcaatgaaacacttaagtgccgtcctttgtttatctttcaagttgaattttagcttcaaatctttaagggctgtggccaaagtcgagtcgaaagataactgtttattgtgcgccggttgtttctgtcagaatcgtcgcgcctctgtcgtcacttagttaaacccgccttctgactctacacttcatggtgattggtccggccagttttaggagaatccagcctcgagccttatggagggtaactagacccaccctggcagagaattaaattcgttgccgtgggttgtctagcgcggctaggctatcatcccacttgatttaagataaattcacttaacaagtgacatttcagcaagatggagggacttgttttaatacaatgcatcttaaatatcttaagtcagacaatcttgaaattatcttgttttgagttgtattttacaagaaaactcaaaataagttaaatacatctcaaattaggaggttacatgaaaacaaaaatctatttttgagtggaaaaactactatttttttagcatatctggcttattttaagacacctaagcttgacaatcctggtaaaacaagacgacatggtcatcaatatcccccgccacatgtgatgtctatgagtctatgtccaaaatagtgatcaagggccataactctgttaagtATTAtcacacaggtctcattttcgaacttgatcaaggtgtccatgatGTGAAGCTACACGCTAAATTTCATagtcctagctgtaatagtttccgagaaaagctgtccccttcatatgagtctatatccaaaatagtgatcaagggccataactctgttaaatattatcgcacaggtgtcattttcgaacttgatcaaggtgtccagagtctgaagctacacactaaatttcgtaatcctagctgtaatagtttccgagaaaagctgtccccgtCATCTCGGACacacggacggaggccaaacctatatccccttTTTCCACTTcatggaggcgggggataataataaagcttaaaataagttttcccagctaattttaggatctcaatattctaaatatcatatcttatttcaagaaatcttaccaagccaattttcacttgttctattggcagattttttcacttatctcaaggtaaaagttccttaaaataaggtttttttttttttttcttgctttgagaggggcattttttacagtttattgttTTAGTTGAAGTGCTTGGCAAATTGTACAGTACATCAAAAATGACAATCATTATCAGCAGCATGACTGTCATTTAAGTCTACTGCTCATGCTCACCTTGTTGAGAAGATCCCTGAGATCTTCCTGAGTCTTCACAATCTTCTTCCAGTGTTCTATCTGCTCATCTTTTACGTGCTTCTCCtgcagcctgcacacacacagatacacgaTTAGAAGCGTGGTGTTTGCATATGTTTGTGGTTCGGATGCACATGTACAGGATACATCAGCCACTATATCCTGTGCGTGAGTTCGTGAAGCGTTTGCTGTACTCACTGTATGACCACCTCCAGGGCCTGTCCGAGAGAAACAGGTTTGTTGTTGAGAAAGTTGAAGTCCAGCTGGTGGCTGAGGTAAGAGGTGGCCTCCAGCAGTCGGTTGAACTCTTGTTCCACCATCTCGTCTTTTTCCTTTGGTACCTGGACACACACATCCGCACGAGACAGACAATGTAGCACCAGTCATATGAAAGtcagcagagaggaagaaaagtaTGCTACGCTGTGTTGTAACTGAATTTTTCACTGATTGTATTTACTATAATTCACGATATTTCTACCAACTTGGAACTCCATATCTGTAGTTCTCTTTTCTTTGTTACTTAAATCATTGTTTTACTAATATAAGCAGAATAACAACAGTAATACTGCAGTCATTGTTCCTCAAATAGAATCCCAAATATTGTTCATGATTTCAGTGCTTCATGCCTTGCTCAACATGCACGAAGACTTTTAGTATTAGTGGGGCATTTTATGAGTCAATCTATGATTGGTGTAGGGCTCTTGCTCTTCCCAACTGCAGCCCTGGTAGTTGGACGTACAAGGTGACTGATTTTCAGGTTCAAAGATGCTGCACATCAATCATAGATTGGGTCATTTCAGAGAAAATCCACACTTGTAGTATTCAGTCAATTTGAATATAGCAGTGAACACCTTTCACTGCAAACTATATCTACTAGAATCCAGCATATTTATGCCAAAAAAAGTCATCGGAAAGTACTTTATCATAAATGTGAGCAGACTTCTACTAATTCTGTAGATAttatctttaattaaaaaactcTACACAACGCTTAAGATGAATTTGTCATTTCCTACATGGATGTGAAAAACGGTTACATGAAGTGAAATTCTAATAGATGGAGATGAAATGTGGTTCAGAGTTAAGTAAGAAATATAATAGagaaatatatacatacacttGTGCACCGTTCACCCTTTAGTAGTTCACCAAAAGATGAACATGGAAGGGGTTGAAAAGACAAGAAGGGAGGGGTGGAGAGAGAGAACATATTCAATAAACACAACTTTAACCTCAAACAGGTTTGCACACAAGTAAAACATGTACATTTAATTTGCCTTTTCCTGCAGAGGAGCAAACCAGTTACACATGATGTGGATATGCCCAGAGCCCTGCTGGCCAATCTCTACTTCAATGGAAGGAACCTAAACATCCTGCTAATGTTGCTGCCATTTAATGGACAGAACAAAAATGAAAGGgaaaaacactgtttatttCCAATTTAATCACATTAGGCTGCATCCGTTTTCTGTTCTGAGAGGAACTGGAGCTGTTGTTAATGACACGCAAGGGTAAGCAGTTCAGTAAAGTCGAAcattcactgtgtttttgtggctcATGGAAAGCCAGATCCCTGCCTGAGGACAACAGCAGGCTTACAGAACAGCTATGAACCCAGATTCAGAGCATTTTAGAGCCAAGAGAGGGCTCTTGTACAGACATAAATGTCTTCTGGTAAACTAAACAGCAATAGGTCctggtttctttcttttaaatggAAGAACATTTAttgtgatgagaaaaaaaagtaagtGAGCTATCTGGAATTATCTGTATTTAAGTTTAAATGTGTCTTAAAGCAGTCACATGCTCTTCTAAGTAACAATTACAAACAATCCCAACACGGCAATCATTGTTTTGTTAATGAACATAACATTTATTCATTAGAACATTCACAGTGATGGGAAAAGTGTGTGAACCACTCGACTAATGGCAGCTCAAAAGCTAAATGGAGTCAGGAGTGAGCAAACTTGGAGTTGAATCAATACAACGAGCTTGAATGTGGGGGCAAAAGCTACtttaaatctataaaaaaaaaaaaaaacacacacgaaCATTTTCAGCTTGCTATTCAAAGACATGAATGTAGATGTGAACCATGCCTTGCATACTGATAAGTAGTTAGTGTCTGGACAGTTTGCCATCACTGAGgagaaaatgaattgaaaagtTCATACAGGATAATGTTAAGTGGCTGTTCACTAGCTGATACTCAGTAGAAATTGGGTGATGAAGCagaacactaaaaaaaaacccacaatatCTAAGTAAACACACTACAAAAAGGAGTGGCCCAGCAAGAGCTCAGACTTTAACCTGGTACAGATGATGTGAAATAAAGTCAAGGGATGAGCAGACATCCTTAGAATACAGATGAGCTGAAGCAGAAAATACTAAATTCTAAATCCCTCCTGACCGCTGTGCTGGTTGATCTGCAGCTGAGGGAAACACTTGTTCCTAATGGAGGTTTGACAAGTTATTAAATCAGATGGTTCACATACTTCTGCTACCAGCATTGGGAATGTTCTGTGGGTGTGTCAGCCAGAATGTCAGCATGACTGAAGCAAGCACATATTCTTCACGCATCACTCAGCTAGAATAAATCACATGCATGCCTTCAGTGCCATTAGCCTCTTGCCATCTATTGAGTTGTGAAGTAATACATTCATTTCTCATGAAAACTTGGATTTTTGCACATAGTAACAAAAAATTAAGTCTTTTTGAACTCtggtaaatatttaaatatcaaCAAATTGTTTCAGGAGTCCTGATGGGCGAATGGACATGAGGCAAGTCACTGTACTGCTTAAGATAATTCATTATACTCACGGCCTGGCCGTTGGCTTCATACAGCGGACACTTCTGTTTGATCTTGGCCAGCTCCATGTTAACCTGCTTACTGATCACCGCCATTGGATTTCCTCCTgatcagacacaaaaacaacagtgacACATCATATACATGGGCAATTATCACCCTCTAGAGGATGATCTAAGCTACTGTAGAGCCTTGTcagtaaaaaaaacccaatccTGTTCTGCTTGAGGATTGACCTAAATCACATGCCACTGAGAACCAAGTCCGTGTCTTAAGCAAATGTGACACAACCAGTCATTTACATTCTGAACTTTAGTCACTGAGTATTCCAGTGGAATGAAAGCggcacagcacacacacaaacacacttctgTACTACACCATAGGACACTAAACATCTATACAGGATGCTTTGACTTATAATTTAGATATGTTCTATTTTTCATGATATTGTATTTCCAGTAGTCATATAAAAAGAATGTGGTTCTTACCCAGCCCCGTCACCACCATGGCTCCCAGATCTGCGACATAGTTCCCCTTCCTAAATGTGGCCACTCTGCCTCCAACACGGTCCTGTaacaaatattaatttcattaaaaaaatatatcggAACATGCTAAACCTGTGGCAATTCTAAGATTTCAAAAATGCAGTCAGGTTTAGGTCACTTCATTGTCGATCAATGAAAGAGTAGAGACAGTGGTACTAATCTCACAATGCTATTAGTCCTATAATTACAgtaaacataaaacaactacAACAATCATTTGTATCAATAGCTAATTGACAAAATTTGACAATACCAGATGAATAGAAATCCTGTTGGAGACCTACCCTGGCCTCCAGGACTGTAACATCCATCCCAAAGCTCTGCAGCTGTCTGGCTGCAGCGAGGCCTGAAACGCCTCCACCAATGACTATAACCTTCCCGGTCTTCTTAGCTGCAATAACAAGCAGGAGGAGAATAAATTATGCATCCCCTTtgagtgtggggaaaaaaatctcgTCTGTTTTGCCTTCCAAATTCAGTGTTGTGTAGAATTAATACCAAGGTGTGGCTAATGGCTGGGGTTATTTTGCCAGAGTAATGTCTGAGGTGAACTCACTGGGTAAAGGCTTGACCCTTTTGTAAATGCCAAAGTTGATGAGGCCATGTCTTTCTAAGTAGCTGTGTATCCTGTGGACCAGCACCGCATCACctaaaaagagaacaaaaggaCATTCCATCTCAATTTCTGTATTTCCATTTCAAGAAGTATTTAAATACTGTCTAGACTAATGTCTTACTGTTGTATGGAGCTTCAAGCTGCTGTGCTGTGGCCTCAAAGGTCAACTGGATTTTAGGGTTGTCCAGCCACAGTTGGAGCTGGATGAGAGAGAACATAACTTTAAGTGGTAcatatgattaaaaacaaacaacctgCTGTCATCTGTCTAGAAAGCACAAAGTACTGTGTTTATGTTGGCACATACCGTGCGGTTACGGATGTACAGGAAGACCTTCTGAGTCTGCTGAGGACCACTGATGACGTCAGGGAAGCAGGCGGCCTCCTGGGAAGTCATACGGTCATGAGGAAGACGGCTCTGGAAAGCAGCTCCTTCCACACCTAAAGATGAATATACAGATTTGTTGATGTTAACACTAAATGTCATTTGGATCCATAAATAACTAAAGGACAAGCATTTAAGTTCTAAATTATAATTGAGACAAACTGAATGATCAAACACAGCCTTAGAAATCATGAATTTATGTATGAAGATaaaatttgaaagagaaatCATACTTTTAACCGATGCTTTCATATTCaattttttagctgttttggcGTTTAACTAACCGGATGGTTCCTCGGGTTCACTGTCATTCTCCTCCTCTGGTGGTGGCGCTGGAGGAGGGATGACCTGCTTCCGTTCTTTCTCTGCCTTGGCGTTCCTCTCCTCCTCAGAGTAGTACTCGTCCTCCGATAGATTGGCCAGGCTTTCGTCCATCTCGCGGTACTCCACCTGCAACAGTAGGCACAATAAAAGCATCATTAAAACCCGCATTCGCATTCCCGACCAGTTTGTTTTCTCCCACTTCTCTTAGAAATGCTGAAACCTTTGcagccagaaaaaaatattcttttgcAGTGGGTCAGTGACAAGGCCCCCTCTGTAAGCGGATGGCAAAAAATTATTTCTGAACTGATCCCTCTAGAATACCTCACTAGTATTATGCACTCTAGTGTGGACCAATTCTTCAGAGTGTGGCGCCCACACTTGAACTACATTGGAAATGACCTTTCCTCCACCCTTCTAAAAGGAATTCTGTACAACTGAAATAATTTTCATAATGTGGAATCCACCGACTCTTATAAATTTTGTATTCATTATTCCCGTAAGTCAGAGCTGTTCTGtaaatttttttaatctttagttatttattttatttattattattattattattgtctgtTAAAGACATTGTTctgtattaaaatgtaaaaactgcaataaaaataatgagaaaaaaagaaatgctgaaaCCTTTTCAGGAGAAATACCATTAACATCACACCGccaacactaaaaaaaaagtcatttctaGCTTCTACTGAGGCACAGATGAAAAGGATCATTTGTGACTTAAGGTACAGAGCCACACTATACCTTCAACTTAAATGACTATTCATCCCTTAAGCAAACAAGTAAATGGCCGTAGAAAATAGTGAATTCTGCCCCTGCCAGATTCAGCTAATGTCTTCTTCCTCCTGCCCGTGCAGAAACCTAAAATGTTTACTTTTGCTCGCTTGCGTCGACTAGTCCTGCGGACTTCAGCTGAGTCCGCATCTGCCCCCCCAGGGCCTGACTGGTGGGGCAAAGGGGCTCCTCCAGGTTCCCCACTAGGGGATGACCTCTCCTTCTTCTTTGAATCCATAGGTCCGGCAGCCGAGGCTGAG
This is a stretch of genomic DNA from Acanthochromis polyacanthus isolate Apoly-LR-REF ecotype Palm Island chromosome 1, KAUST_Apoly_ChrSc, whole genome shotgun sequence. It encodes these proteins:
- the kdm1a gene encoding lysine-specific histone demethylase 1A isoform X2; this translates as MDITRCTEKWVKQDKERPPTSSIMLSSKKSDAGSSSSSSSSTVGAVGGDRAPVSDAQTGPSASAAGPMDSKKKERSSPSGEPGGAPLPHQSGPGGADADSAEVRRTSRRKRAKVEYREMDESLANLSEDEYYSEEERNAKAEKERKQVIPPPAPPPEEENDSEPEEPSGVEGAAFQSRLPHDRMTSQEAACFPDVISGPQQTQKVFLYIRNRTLQLWLDNPKIQLTFEATAQQLEAPYNSDAVLVHRIHSYLERHGLINFGIYKRVKPLPTKKTGKVIVIGGGVSGLAAARQLQSFGMDVTVLEARDRVGGRVATFRKGNYVADLGAMVVTGLGGNPMAVISKQVNMELAKIKQKCPLYEANGQAGERCTSVPKEKDEMVEQEFNRLLEATSYLSHQLDFNFLNNKPVSLGQALEVVIQLQEKHVKDEQIEHWKKIVKTQEDLRDLLNKMVSTKERVKELHQQYKEASEVKPPRDITAEFLVKSKHRDLTALCKEYDELVEMQVKLEEKLQELEANPPSDVYLSSRDRQILDWHFANLEFANATPLSTLSLKHWDQDDDFEFTGSHLTVRNGYSCVPVALAEGLDIKLNTAVRQVRYTASGCEVIAVNTRSTTQTFIYKCDAVLCTLPLGVLKQQPPAVQFVPPLPEWKTSAIQRMGFGNLNKVVLCFDRVFWDPSVNLFGHVGSTTASRGELFLFWNLYKAPILLALMAGEAAGIMENISDDVIVGRCLAILKGIFGSSAVPQPKETVVTRWRADPWARGSYSYVAAGSSGNDYDLMAQPIIPGPAIPGASQPVPRLFFAGEHTIRNYPATVHGALLSGLREAGRIADQFLGALYSLPRQATPTATTNPQQAQPTASV